A stretch of DNA from Candidatus Pseudomonas phytovorans:
TTTCGACTCTGGGTCGAGCAGGGCAATCACGTCGCGCAGCGACTTGGAGTACTCGCCCATCAGTGCGCGCAGTTTGCCTTCGAACTCCAGTTCTTGCTTCAGCTTGTCATCCTGCGACAGGTTGGCCAGGCGGGCCTGAAGTTCCTTGATGGCTTCTTCGGTAGCGCGGTACTCGTTGATCAGGGACATGGAGTGTTCCTTTAATGCGTGTTCAGAAATGTGTGGGCCAATAATAGACAGGCGATACTCGCAAGTAAACATGATATTCCGCGATTAACTGTTAATTAAGCTGTGACAACATGTCTCTACGTGAACAAAAATTTACTTACTAACCCGGCATTTTGTCCTGTCTGTCAGACAATGCCTGCGCCCTGCAGGCACCGGTATGCGCCACTGCGGCTGCGATCAATACTGCGTTTTTTCTGGCGGGCCGCTAGAATGGGCGCCTTTGCGAAGTTCTGGAGTCTCATTCATGCGCACCTATCGTCTGGTGATCGCCTGCCCCGACCGTGTAGGCATCGTGGCGAAAGTCAGTAATTTCCTGGCCTTGTACAACGGCTGGATCAACGAAGCCAGCCACCACTCCGATGAGCAGAGCGGTTGGTTCTTCATGCGCCATGAGATCCGCGCCGAATCGCT
This window harbors:
- a CDS encoding DNA binding protein, producing the protein MSLINEYRATEEAIKELQARLANLSQDDKLKQELEFEGKLRALMGEYSKSLRDVIALLDPESKLSKAPRGAVKPTATKRARKVKQYKNPHNGEVIETKGGNHKTLKEWKATWGGDVVESWATLLD